Within Gammaproteobacteria bacterium, the genomic segment CTTTATTAAGGAGTTGACGAAATTAGAAAGAATATAGAAGTTACGCAGTTGAAAATTGAAAATATAAGTCATTCTCTGCGGAGGGCACGTTAGTGCCCATATCATTCTGCGCGCAGTCGCAGAACGTATAATCTCTATGTAGATGGATTCTGCGACTTCGCTTCGCGTATAATGATTTAAAATTAATTTTCAACTGCATAACTTTAATATCTTCGCCATTACTAATCTGTGCATTGGTTAGAGGAAAAATTACTAAACTATATTTTTTACATATAATTAAGAGATTTTTATCATGAAAAAAGATTTTGATGGCCGAACTCTCGATCACTCTACTTAGGAGTTACGCAGTTGAAAAATAGGAAGTCATTCTGCGCGCAGCGAAGTCGCAGAATCCATTTACATACTACACATAGATTCTGCGACTCCGGTCGCTAACGCGAACTCCGCGCAGAATGATAGAAAAAATTCAATCCTGTTATAGAGTTACAAATTCAACTGCGTAACTCTTATCTACTTTAGAATACATCAGAATACAGGCTGTAAAATCAATACGCAAGGGAATACCAATAAAAGAGGTAGCTGAAATATTCGGTGTGCATATTTCGGGAGTATACGAATGGAAACAGCGCGCACAGAAAAAAGGGATGAATACCTTAAGGTCAAAACCTGTTCCTGGAAGACAATCTTTTCTTAATGAGCAACAAAAAAAATTCTTACATTTTAGTTATGTGTGTTTATCCCATTGGATTTTAAATTTGGAACCGTTTTATGGACAACTGAAATCATAAAGGCTAGGAGTTACGCAGTTGAATTTGTAACTCCTACAGGATTGAGTTTTTTCTGTCATTCTGCGTAGAGGTCGCGTTAGCGACCGGAGTCGCAGAATCTATGTATATGGATTCTGCGACTCCGCTTCGCTTCGCGCAGAATGACTTCCTAATTTTTCAACTGCGTAACTCCTAATCATGTTTAATTTTTTATTACCCTTGGTCTAATTCTAGATATGTTCAGTTAGTGAACAGGCCGTAGAAAGCCAATTTGCCATGGACGGCAAATTGACTCAAAAAAGCTCCCTATTAATCTCTTTTTTATTCTGTTTTTTAATTTTATCACCATAAAGCTCTTCAACAAATTTCTTGAAAACTTCGATTGAACCATTGTGGTGTTGTAAAAACCAATTAATATGATTTTGTAAATATTCTTCCCTAATCTTATCATCTCTTAGGTCAAAAGGAACTCTTTCCATACGAGGGTCAATACTATCAAAGTTGGTAAATTTTTTTGCCAATCTTTGTTTTGTACTTTCAACATAGTCAGAATTGATTTCTATGCCTATACAATTTCTATTTAATTGCTGACAAACACGAAGGGTTGTACCAGACCCAGAAAACGGGTCTAGCACGTTGTCATTTTCATCGCTGGAAGCTAAAACCATTCTTTCAATTATGCCCTCTGGTTTTTGCGTTAGGTGATCCTGTCTATTTTCATTGCAATAGTGAACATGAGAAAACTCCCAAACATCACCGGGATTCGCTCCACGCATATTATTAACTGATCTATAAAATTTTTGAGGTACACGTATAGAATCTAAATTGAACTTAAATTTTTCTGATTTTGTAAAATACAAGATATCATCATGTCTGGGTGAGAAACCTTTTGTTTTACCTAAACCTTGAGTATAATGCCAAGTAATCCAACCACTAAAATTAAGCCCTAATTCCTTTTCCATAATATGATAAATATAGGATATATATCTGACGCCCATGAACACATATATTGAACCTGACTTTTTTAATATTCTCTTTGCTTCCGCTAACCAATTTATTGAAAATATTAGGTATTTGTCATATGTAAAATCATCAGTATTTGCACCGTAATCTTTTTTTAAGTTATATGGTGGATCGGCTATAATTAGATCAAAAGACTCATCTTCATATTCTTTGAGTTGTATAAGTGAGTCAGCATTTATTATTGAAATATTAGACATCTTCTTTTATCCAGCCGTTTTTAGTTGCCAATTCCTTCCAATCTTTATTAGCCAGAATCTCTCGATTAGTTGGCGTTTCTGAATCATGGCTTCAGAAATACGTT encodes:
- a CDS encoding hypothetical protein (Evidence 5 : Unknown function), with protein sequence MNTLRSKPVPGRQSFLNEQQKKFLHFSYVCLSHWILNLEPFYGQLKS
- the hpaIM gene encoding Modification methylase HpaI, which translates into the protein MSNISIINADSLIQLKEYEDESFDLIIADPPYNLKKDYGANTDDFTYDKYLIFSINWLAEAKRILKKSGSIYVFMGVRYISYIYHIMEKELGLNFSGWITWHYTQGLGKTKGFSPRHDDILYFTKSEKFKFNLDSIRVPQKFYRSVNNMRGANPGDVWEFSHVHYCNENRQDHLTQKPEGIIERMVLASSDENDNVLDPFSGSGTTLRVCQQLNRNCIGIEINSDYVESTKQRLAKKFTNFDSIDPRMERVPFDLRDDKIREEYLQNHINWFLQHHNGSIEVFKKFVEELYGDKIKKQNKKEINRELF